The following proteins are co-located in the Thermoleophilaceae bacterium genome:
- a CDS encoding PASTA domain-containing protein, with the protein MQLGIRTLALTLAAAAACALGAARASADTARIANPGPFTLNVSNGVISLGASPVSWFSDAPFAITGTAAPDGSFTTDAIDPPAAAMNDNSLSAGSLTADLKNQVLSVHLAASSGTLDPATGAATLTLPVYGSLTASVHYSITVGGVNGSGNTTASCSFASLDSPQDFPLSSSGSTPSPLIPGTVSGIPYNPADGSVTLVSGPLTTSDPTCSLGNSLSSDVADPIISALAGELRGSSNSGTVWMIGTFSPAFTAPVVKPPPTDSGTGTAGGGGAGATPPGGLTPMPSTVRCVVPKLRHLSLKAVRRKLAHNHCKLGKVTRRHSRKLGRNHVLTQKLKPGRTLPAGSAIPLTLSSGKPARHH; encoded by the coding sequence ATGCAGCTCGGGATACGAACACTCGCACTCACCCTTGCGGCGGCCGCCGCGTGCGCGCTGGGCGCCGCGCGCGCATCGGCGGACACTGCGAGGATCGCCAACCCGGGGCCGTTCACGCTGAACGTGAGCAATGGCGTGATCTCGCTCGGCGCGTCCCCCGTGTCTTGGTTCTCGGACGCGCCATTCGCGATCACCGGCACGGCCGCGCCGGACGGCTCGTTCACCACGGACGCGATCGACCCTCCCGCCGCCGCCATGAACGACAATTCGCTCTCAGCGGGCTCGCTCACCGCTGATCTGAAGAACCAGGTTCTCTCGGTGCATCTCGCCGCTTCCTCAGGGACCCTCGATCCGGCGACCGGAGCCGCCACGCTCACACTCCCGGTCTACGGAAGCCTCACGGCCAGCGTGCATTACTCGATCACGGTCGGCGGCGTCAACGGCAGTGGCAACACCACCGCTTCGTGCTCCTTCGCCAGTCTCGACTCTCCGCAGGACTTCCCGCTGTCCTCGAGCGGCTCGACGCCGTCGCCGCTCATACCGGGCACCGTCTCAGGGATTCCGTACAACCCGGCGGACGGCAGCGTCACGCTCGTGAGCGGTCCGCTGACCACGTCCGATCCGACGTGTTCGCTCGGGAACTCCCTGTCATCTGATGTGGCCGACCCGATCATCAGTGCGCTCGCGGGAGAGCTTCGCGGCAGCTCGAACAGTGGCACCGTGTGGATGATCGGAACCTTCTCGCCGGCCTTCACGGCGCCGGTGGTCAAGCCACCGCCCACGGACAGCGGCACGGGCACGGCGGGTGGCGGCGGCGCGGGGGCGACGCCGCCCGGCGGCCTCACTCCAATGCCGAGCACGGTGCGGTGCGTGGTGCCGAAGCTCCGTCACCTCTCGCTCAAGGCGGTCCGCCGGAAGCTCGCGCACAACCACTGCAAGCTCGGGAAGGTCACCCGGCGGCATTCACGCAAGCTCGGCCGCAACCACGTTCTCACTCAGAAGCTCAAGCCGGGCAGGACGCTCCCGGCGGGCTCCGCCATCCCGCTCACGCTCAGCAGCGGCAAGCCGGCGCGCCACCACTAG
- the raiA gene encoding ribosome-associated translation inhibitor RaiA, whose product MRIEVKGRNVAVGDELRERIEKRFQKISKQVSELAFAEVELTEERNPRNATQSQIAEITLHLKGVTLRTREATDNMVRSINQASDDLARQVKRHRDKRRRRREMQKGAAEPRTA is encoded by the coding sequence ATGCGCATCGAAGTGAAGGGGCGCAACGTGGCGGTCGGTGACGAGCTTCGGGAGCGCATCGAGAAGCGCTTTCAGAAGATCTCGAAGCAGGTGTCGGAGCTGGCATTTGCCGAGGTCGAGCTCACCGAGGAGCGCAATCCACGGAATGCGACCCAGTCGCAGATCGCCGAGATCACCCTCCACCTGAAGGGCGTGACGCTGCGAACCCGTGAGGCCACGGACAACATGGTCCGCTCGATCAACCAGGCCTCGGACGACCTGGCCCGCCAGGTAAAGCGGCACCGCGACAAGCGGCGCCGGCGCCGCGAGATGCAGAAGGGGGCGGCGGAGCCGCGAACCGCGTAG
- the prfB gene encoding peptide chain release factor 2, which produces MRLRQEIQEVPWGRLAARPSATSSSCSRTTFDPAALAERLDALEQEMQAPGFWDDQERAAKVSAEHASVQRKLSGYRELETELDDIEALEELAQEDESIAGELDEQRDQFASKLAELEEARLFSGRYDEGDAVVSVHAGAGGTDSQDWAEMLLRMEMRWAERRGFKIEMVEASEGEETGIKSATFIARGENAYGLFSAEKGVHRLVRISPFDSQSRRHTSFALVEVSPLVDEATDVEISDDDLQIDTYRASGAGGQHVNKTDSAVRITHRPTGIVVQCQNERSQSSNKATAMAMLKSRLLELEEQKRREEIAREKGEAQDVAWGSQIRSYVLHPYTMVKDHRTNFEMGDAQRVLDGDLDGFVRAELLRRAGMDGHSPE; this is translated from the coding sequence GTGCGGCTCCGGCAAGAAATTCAAGAAGTGCCATGGGGCCGGTTAGCGGCGCGCCCCTCCGCGACCAGCTCAAGCTGCTCGCGGACTACCTTTGACCCCGCCGCGCTAGCGGAGCGCCTCGACGCGCTCGAGCAGGAGATGCAGGCGCCCGGTTTCTGGGACGACCAGGAGCGGGCGGCAAAGGTGTCCGCGGAACACGCGAGCGTGCAGCGGAAGCTGAGCGGCTACCGCGAGCTCGAGACGGAGCTCGACGACATCGAGGCGCTCGAGGAGCTCGCGCAGGAGGATGAGTCGATCGCGGGCGAGCTCGACGAGCAGCGCGACCAGTTCGCGTCGAAGCTTGCCGAGCTCGAGGAGGCGCGGCTGTTCAGCGGCCGCTACGACGAGGGCGATGCCGTGGTGTCCGTGCACGCGGGCGCGGGCGGCACCGACTCACAGGACTGGGCCGAGATGCTGTTGCGGATGGAGATGCGCTGGGCGGAGCGGCGCGGGTTCAAGATCGAGATGGTCGAGGCGAGCGAGGGGGAGGAGACGGGCATCAAGTCCGCCACCTTCATCGCGCGCGGCGAGAACGCCTACGGCCTCTTCTCGGCCGAGAAGGGCGTGCACCGGCTGGTCCGGATCTCGCCCTTCGACTCGCAGTCGCGCCGCCACACGTCGTTCGCGCTCGTGGAGGTGTCGCCGCTCGTGGACGAGGCCACCGATGTGGAGATATCCGACGACGACCTCCAGATCGACACCTATCGCGCTTCCGGCGCGGGCGGCCAGCACGTGAACAAGACGGACTCGGCGGTGCGGATCACGCACAGGCCCACCGGCATCGTGGTTCAGTGCCAGAACGAGCGCTCGCAGTCGTCGAACAAGGCGACTGCGATGGCGATGCTCAAGTCGCGCCTCCTCGAGCTGGAGGAGCAGAAGCGGCGAGAGGAGATCGCGCGCGAGAAGGGCGAGGCGCAGGACGTGGCGTGGGGATCGCAGATCCGCTCGTACGTGCTTCACCCGTACACGATGGTCAAGGACCACCGCACGAACTTCGAGATGGGCGACGCGCAGCGCGTGCTGGACGGCGATCTCGACGGCTTCGTGCGAGCCGAGCTGCTGCGGCGTGCCGGGATGGATGGCCACTCACCGGAGTAG
- a CDS encoding FAD-dependent monooxygenase — MTSKTTELPVLIVGAGPAGLTAAATLARYGIEFLLVERRPELSSLPRATGVSTRTMEIMRSFGLEERVRAAGEDVNWLVWTCESLARAGAGRGMPTGFPTPEQSAVVSPSGPACVPQDRLEPLLHEYVETLGVGQVELGTELMDLRQERGGIRAELPDRTVRARYVIAADGAHSRVRRSLGIEMRGPDRLQDAVSVLFRAPIWDLVGHHRYAIYMIAQAGAEGFFLPAGGDRWLYGLPHEPGGPLGRLTEAELVRRIQVAIGAPELEPRVERTARFTFAAQLAERFRADNAFLIGDAAHRATPRGATGMNTAIHDAFDLGWKLAWVLKGWADSDLLDCYEAERRPVAEHNVAFSAEKHAPVRGQGHALQADLGGRIPHAWVDGPAHHTSTLDLLGAGLTLFTGPDAAAPPTHARAPVEVRALDAITARTLGIHSGGALLVRPDGLPADRASASAARMAA, encoded by the coding sequence ATGACCAGTAAGACCACTGAGCTACCCGTACTGATCGTCGGCGCCGGCCCCGCCGGGCTCACCGCGGCGGCAACGCTCGCCCGCTACGGAATCGAGTTCCTGCTGGTGGAGCGGCGGCCCGAGCTTTCGTCGCTGCCGCGCGCAACCGGCGTGAGCACGCGGACGATGGAGATCATGCGCTCCTTCGGCCTCGAGGAGCGCGTGCGTGCTGCCGGCGAGGACGTGAACTGGCTGGTGTGGACCTGCGAGTCGCTCGCCCGGGCAGGCGCCGGCCGCGGGATGCCCACGGGCTTTCCCACGCCCGAGCAGAGCGCGGTGGTCAGTCCCAGCGGACCCGCCTGTGTTCCGCAGGACCGGCTCGAGCCGCTGCTCCACGAGTACGTGGAGACGCTCGGCGTCGGACAGGTGGAGCTCGGCACGGAGCTCATGGACCTGCGCCAGGAGCGGGGCGGGATACGCGCGGAACTGCCGGACCGCACCGTCCGCGCCCGCTACGTGATCGCCGCCGACGGCGCCCATAGCCGCGTGCGGCGATCGCTCGGCATCGAGATGCGCGGGCCCGACCGCCTCCAGGACGCGGTGAGCGTGCTGTTCAGGGCCCCGATCTGGGATCTGGTGGGCCACCACCGCTACGCCATCTACATGATCGCCCAAGCCGGGGCCGAGGGATTCTTCCTGCCCGCCGGCGGCGACCGGTGGCTCTACGGCCTTCCGCACGAGCCGGGCGGCCCGCTCGGGCGCCTGACCGAGGCCGAGCTCGTCCGCCGCATCCAGGTCGCGATCGGCGCGCCGGAGCTCGAGCCGCGGGTGGAACGCACCGCCAGGTTCACCTTCGCCGCCCAGCTCGCCGAGCGCTTCCGCGCGGACAACGCGTTCCTGATCGGCGATGCGGCTCATCGCGCGACGCCGCGTGGAGCCACCGGGATGAACACCGCGATCCACGACGCGTTCGATCTCGGCTGGAAGCTCGCATGGGTGCTGAAGGGCTGGGCGGACAGCGACCTGCTCGACTGCTACGAAGCCGAGCGGCGGCCCGTGGCCGAACACAACGTGGCCTTCTCGGCCGAGAAGCACGCGCCCGTGCGCGGGCAGGGCCATGCTCTGCAGGCCGACCTCGGCGGCCGGATCCCTCACGCATGGGTCGATGGGCCGGCCCACCACACCTCGACGCTGGATCTGCTCGGCGCAGGTCTCACGCTGTTCACCGGGCCGGACGCTGCGGCGCCCCCGACCCACGCCAGGGCGCCGGTTGAGGTGCGCGCTCTGGACGCGATCACCGCGCGCACGCTCGGCATCCACAGCGGCGGCGCGCTGCTCGTGCGCCCCGACGGGCTGCCGGCCGATCGCGCCTCGGCGAGCGCGGCGCGGATGGCCGCCTAG
- a CDS encoding Na+/H+ antiporter codes for MTPMGQAELLIAGLLVAVAGLSALARYISVPYPIVLVIGGALMGLIPGMPEVKLNPDVVLVVFLPPLLYGAAFFANFGDLRQNLRALSLTSIGLVLFTMTIVAVVAHELVDGMTWAGAFALGAIVSPTDPLAGGSIMRRLGLPRQIVSAVEGEGLFNDATALVAYRVAVAAAVGGTFSLADASLKFFLTAAGGLAIGLAMGWLIAEVRARIEDVQVSITISLLSGYAAFIPANAVGASGVVAAVTTGIYMGFRGPSIISPRTRLQGFFVWDILDFLLNAALFVLVGLQLRTVLDRLGGYSLGTLAGYAAAVSAVVIVTRFVWLFTVPYLIRALDRRPSQRARRVGARLRVVLAWSGMRGAVSLAAALAIPLETDAGAPFPDRDLIIFLTFNVIFVTLVLQGLTLPALIHKLRVSDGGDGEQEEIRARLYATKAALRRIDELAEEDWTRDDTIDRLRGAYQYRARRFAARAGKIEDDGYEDRSLAYQQVIASVLAAEREALVRLRNDGEISNEVMNRLLRDFDLEESRLEI; via the coding sequence GTGACGCCGATGGGTCAGGCCGAGCTACTGATTGCGGGACTGCTGGTGGCGGTTGCCGGGCTGAGCGCCCTGGCGCGCTACATCTCGGTGCCGTACCCGATCGTGCTGGTGATCGGCGGGGCGCTGATGGGGCTCATCCCGGGGATGCCAGAGGTGAAGCTCAACCCCGACGTCGTGCTTGTGGTGTTCCTGCCGCCGCTGCTCTACGGCGCCGCGTTCTTCGCGAACTTCGGCGACCTGCGCCAGAACCTGCGCGCGCTCAGCCTCACCTCGATTGGCCTCGTTCTGTTCACGATGACAATCGTGGCCGTGGTGGCGCACGAGCTGGTGGATGGCATGACATGGGCGGGGGCGTTCGCGCTAGGCGCGATCGTGTCGCCCACCGACCCGCTAGCGGGCGGCAGCATCATGCGTCGCCTTGGGCTGCCGAGGCAGATCGTGAGCGCGGTGGAGGGCGAGGGCCTCTTCAACGACGCCACCGCCCTGGTGGCCTACCGCGTGGCGGTCGCCGCGGCGGTGGGCGGCACGTTCTCTCTCGCCGACGCGAGCCTCAAGTTCTTTCTCACTGCCGCCGGCGGTCTTGCCATCGGGCTCGCAATGGGCTGGCTCATCGCGGAGGTGCGGGCGCGCATCGAGGACGTGCAGGTGAGCATCACCATCTCGCTGCTCAGCGGCTACGCGGCCTTCATCCCGGCGAACGCCGTCGGCGCGTCGGGCGTGGTGGCGGCGGTCACCACCGGCATATACATGGGCTTCCGCGGCCCGAGCATCATCTCGCCGCGCACGCGGCTGCAGGGCTTCTTCGTCTGGGACATCCTGGACTTCCTGCTCAACGCCGCGCTGTTCGTGCTGGTCGGCCTTCAGCTGCGCACGGTGCTCGACCGCCTCGGCGGCTACTCGCTCGGCACGCTCGCCGGGTACGCGGCGGCGGTGTCCGCGGTGGTGATCGTCACGCGCTTCGTCTGGCTGTTCACCGTCCCGTACCTCATCCGAGCGCTCGACCGGCGGCCGAGCCAGCGCGCGCGCCGGGTGGGGGCGCGGCTGCGGGTCGTGCTCGCCTGGAGCGGCATGCGCGGCGCCGTGTCGCTCGCCGCCGCACTCGCCATCCCGCTGGAGACGGACGCCGGCGCGCCTTTTCCCGACCGCGACCTGATCATCTTCCTCACCTTCAACGTCATCTTCGTCACCCTGGTGCTGCAGGGGCTCACGCTGCCGGCCCTCATCCACAAGCTGCGCGTGAGCGACGGTGGCGACGGCGAGCAGGAGGAGATCAGGGCGCGCCTGTACGCGACCAAGGCCGCTCTCCGGCGCATCGACGAGCTTGCCGAGGAGGACTGGACGCGTGACGACACGATCGACCGCCTGCGCGGCGCCTACCAGTACCGCGCGCGCCGCTTCGCCGCGCGTGCGGGGAAGATCGAGGACGACGGCTACGAGGACCGCTCCCTCGCCTATCAGCAGGTGATCGCCTCGGTGCTCGCCGCCGAGCGCGAGGCGCTGGTGCGACTGCGCAACGACGGCGAGATCTCGAACGAGGTGATGAACCGCCTGCTGCGCGACTTCGACCTCGAGGAGTCGCGCCTCGAGATCTAG
- the secA gene encoding preprotein translocase subunit SecA: protein MSILDRALRIGEGKKFKEFERQVARINDLEAEFELLEDEEIRTEFDGLRERAANGESLDDLLFESFALTREAGKRALGMRHFDVQLIGGMVLHDGSIAEMKTGEGKTLTATLAVALNALSGKGVHLVTVNDYLARRDAEWMKPIYDMLGVSIGILSSEQHDPAIKRAQYAADVTYGTNSEFGFDYLRDNLAIDLEDKVQRGWNFAIVDEVDNILIDEARTPLIISGQPEQAADLYYKFAKLAPMLEPGKKPEGYETKSKDWEAPYDYEPDEKHKTIAVTEKGVEKAEKFLGIDNMYLAEHGNLVNHLIQALKAESLYKKDVDYAVIDGEVKIIDEFTGRILEGRRWSEGLHQAVEAKEGVAIQEENQTVATITYQNYFRRYAKLSGMTGTAITEATEFMKIYELQVVEIPTNEPMIRKDQNDQIYKTKEGKWNAVLGEIAARHANEQPVLVGTISVEVSELLSQRLTQRGIKHTVLNAKPEHAAREAEIVAEAGQPGAVTIATNMAGRGVDIKLGGNAEHRTHQELIKRGLEPESDEWEKAWDEVFPGIEQEVEANRKKVMEAGGLYILGTERHESRRIDNQLRGRSGRQGDPGESRFYLSAEDDLVRLFAGDRIYRILDRLGPVSEEGEEEPIEAGMLSKQIENAQKKVEEQNFLIRKRVLEYDDVMNQQREVVYEYRDRILEGEDMSETARLQVADSIERLVDQYLVGDYAEDWDLEGLFTQLEQMYPVAIAPEDVNPQTLDKASLIADLREDIVKAYDEREEELGPELMRYLERWILLQIIDERWREHLHDMDYLREGIHLRGFAQIDPLVAYKNEGFEMFTALMNSIWEEFARYIFRVEVEIEGENGGSAGGAQPDQPMPWAPSGNASSTRSFSYAGGTAADQPSALAAAAAAGGVAEGVEYADQEAGELLPHVETRHVDEHERIGRNDPCWCGSGKKFKKCHGAG, encoded by the coding sequence ATGTCCATTCTCGACCGCGCTCTCCGTATCGGCGAGGGCAAGAAGTTCAAGGAATTTGAGCGCCAGGTCGCGCGAATCAATGACCTTGAGGCCGAATTCGAGCTGCTCGAGGACGAGGAGATTCGCACCGAATTCGACGGGCTGAGAGAACGCGCCGCAAACGGCGAATCGCTCGACGATCTGCTGTTCGAGTCCTTCGCCCTTACGCGCGAGGCGGGCAAGCGCGCCCTCGGGATGCGGCACTTCGACGTTCAGCTGATCGGCGGCATGGTTCTGCACGACGGCTCGATCGCCGAGATGAAGACCGGCGAGGGCAAGACCCTCACGGCCACGCTCGCCGTGGCGCTGAACGCGCTGTCGGGCAAGGGCGTCCACCTCGTCACGGTCAACGACTACCTCGCCCGCCGCGACGCCGAATGGATGAAGCCGATCTACGACATGCTCGGCGTCAGCATCGGCATCCTCTCGAGCGAGCAGCACGACCCCGCGATCAAGCGCGCGCAATACGCCGCCGACGTCACCTACGGCACCAACTCGGAGTTCGGCTTCGACTACCTGCGCGACAACCTCGCGATCGACCTCGAGGACAAGGTCCAGCGCGGCTGGAACTTCGCGATCGTGGACGAGGTCGACAACATCCTCATCGACGAGGCGCGCACGCCGCTGATCATCTCCGGTCAGCCGGAGCAGGCCGCCGACCTCTATTACAAGTTCGCGAAGCTAGCTCCCATGCTCGAGCCGGGCAAGAAGCCCGAGGGCTACGAGACGAAGTCCAAGGACTGGGAGGCGCCCTACGACTACGAGCCCGACGAGAAGCACAAGACCATCGCCGTCACCGAGAAGGGCGTCGAGAAGGCCGAGAAGTTCCTCGGCATCGACAACATGTACCTCGCCGAGCACGGCAACCTCGTCAACCACCTGATCCAGGCGCTGAAGGCGGAGTCGCTCTACAAGAAGGACGTCGACTACGCGGTGATCGACGGCGAGGTGAAGATCATCGACGAGTTCACCGGCCGCATCCTGGAGGGCCGGCGCTGGTCCGAGGGTCTGCACCAGGCGGTGGAGGCGAAGGAGGGCGTGGCGATCCAGGAGGAGAACCAGACCGTCGCCACGATCACCTACCAGAACTACTTCCGCCGCTACGCGAAGCTTTCCGGCATGACCGGCACGGCCATCACCGAGGCCACCGAGTTCATGAAGATCTACGAGCTCCAGGTGGTCGAGATCCCCACCAACGAGCCGATGATCCGCAAGGATCAGAACGACCAGATCTACAAGACGAAGGAAGGCAAGTGGAACGCCGTCCTAGGTGAGATCGCGGCGCGCCACGCGAACGAGCAGCCGGTGCTCGTCGGCACGATCTCGGTGGAGGTGTCGGAGCTTCTGTCGCAGCGCCTCACCCAGCGCGGCATCAAGCACACGGTGCTGAACGCAAAGCCCGAGCATGCCGCGCGCGAGGCCGAGATCGTGGCGGAGGCAGGTCAGCCCGGCGCGGTCACGATCGCCACCAACATGGCCGGCCGCGGCGTGGACATCAAGCTTGGCGGCAACGCAGAGCACCGCACCCACCAGGAGTTGATCAAGCGCGGGCTCGAGCCCGAGTCAGACGAATGGGAAAAGGCCTGGGACGAGGTCTTCCCCGGCATCGAGCAGGAGGTGGAGGCGAACCGCAAGAAGGTGATGGAGGCGGGCGGCCTCTACATCCTCGGCACCGAGCGCCACGAGTCGCGCCGGATCGACAACCAGCTTCGCGGCCGCTCCGGCCGCCAGGGTGACCCCGGCGAGTCCCGCTTCTACCTGTCCGCAGAGGACGACCTGGTGCGGCTCTTCGCCGGCGACCGCATCTACCGCATCCTCGACCGCCTCGGGCCAGTGTCCGAGGAGGGCGAGGAGGAGCCCATCGAGGCCGGGATGCTCTCGAAGCAGATCGAGAACGCGCAGAAGAAGGTGGAGGAGCAGAACTTCCTCATCCGCAAGCGCGTGCTCGAGTACGACGACGTGATGAACCAGCAGCGCGAGGTGGTCTACGAGTACCGCGACCGCATCCTCGAGGGCGAGGACATGTCCGAGACAGCGCGCCTGCAGGTTGCCGACTCGATCGAGCGGCTGGTGGACCAGTACCTGGTCGGCGACTACGCCGAGGACTGGGACCTCGAGGGCCTTTTCACGCAGCTCGAGCAGATGTACCCGGTGGCCATCGCGCCCGAGGACGTGAATCCGCAGACGCTCGACAAGGCCTCGCTGATCGCGGACCTGCGCGAGGACATCGTGAAGGCGTACGACGAACGCGAGGAGGAGCTCGGGCCCGAGCTCATGCGCTACCTCGAGCGCTGGATCCTGCTGCAGATCATCGACGAGCGCTGGCGCGAGCACCTGCACGACATGGACTACCTGCGCGAGGGCATCCACCTGCGCGGGTTCGCGCAGATCGACCCGCTCGTGGCCTACAAGAACGAGGGCTTCGAGATGTTCACCGCGCTCATGAACTCGATCTGGGAGGAGTTCGCGCGCTACATCTTCCGCGTGGAGGTGGAGATCGAGGGCGAGAACGGCGGCAGCGCCGGAGGCGCTCAGCCGGATCAGCCGATGCCGTGGGCCCCATCGGGCAACGCCAGCTCCACCCGCAGCTTCTCCTACGCGGGTGGCACCGCGGCAGACCAGCCAAGCGCGCTGGCGGCGGCCGCCGCGGCCGGAGGCGTCGCGGAGGGCGTGGAGTACGCGGACCAGGAGGCCGGCGAGCTGCTCCCGCACGTCGAGACGCGCCACGTGGACGAGCACGAGCGCATCGGCCGCAACGACCCCTGCTGGTGCGGCTCCGGCAAGAAATTCAAGAAGTGCCATGGGGCCGGTTAG